The following proteins are co-located in the Eublepharis macularius isolate TG4126 chromosome 5, MPM_Emac_v1.0, whole genome shotgun sequence genome:
- the DARS2 gene encoding aspartate--tRNA ligase, mitochondrial has translation MHKMRLLYSSLSLLFPRRAAEPWCKRIARTWAFNTTAAPADLNRFVARTKTCGELRSADVGQEVTLCGWIQYQRRGQFLVLRDFQGLTQIIIPQDESASHLKKVLCDAPVESVVMVTGTVVSRPPGQTNPRMPTGEIEVKVKTAEVLNSCKKLPFEMKDFVKKNEALRMQYRYLDLRSVQLQQNLRLRSQMVMRMREYLCNGYGFVDVETPTLFKKTPGGAKEFVVPSREPGKFYSLPQSPQQFKQLLMIGGLDRYFQVARCYRDEGSKPDRQPEFTQIDIEMSFVDQAGIQALIEGLLQYSWPEEKGALEAPFPSISYNEALAVYGTDKPDTRFGMKIVDVSDVFRNVETEFLQKFRNEPHSTVKAICIPQGARHLQKKDLESLNELSKSQFNQEISHCILSSDGSLNSRLSRYLNEEQKLELIRTVLANKDDVVLVAAGGHKKVCSALGKLRLESADLLEERGLPLRDSSAFHFLWVVDFPLFLLKEENPNELESAHHPFTAPLPSDEHLLYTEPAKVRGQHYDLVLNGNEIGGGSIRIHNAKQQRFILETVLKEDSELLFHLLEALDSGAPPHGGIALGLDRLICLIVGAPSIRDVIAFPKSFKGRDLMSNAPDYVAPEELEPYHVQVTWPSAEAKASAN, from the exons ATCTTAATAGGTTTGTTGCTCGGACCAAAACTTGTGGGGAACTGCGCTCTGCCGATGTAGGTCAGGAAGTTACTTTGTGTGGATGGATTCAGTATCAgag GCGGGGGCAGTTTCTGGTTTTGAGAGACTTCCAGGGACTCACCCAAATTATCATTCCTCAAGATGAG TCTGCTTCCCATCTGAAGAAGGTCTTATGCGATGCTCCTGTTGAATCTGTGGTGATGGTGACTGGGACAGTTGTCTCCCGGCCTCCAGGACAGACAAACCCT AGAATGCCCACTGGTGAGATTGAAGTGAAGGTGAAAACGGCAGAAGTCCTCAATTCCTGTAAGAAACTACCTTTTGAAATGAAAGATTTCGTCAAG AAAAACGAGGCCTTGCGAATGCAATATCGATATCTAGACTTGCGCAGCGTCCAGCTGCAACAGAACCTACGATTGAGATCCCAGATGGTGATGAGAATGCGGGAATATCTCTGTAACGGCTACG GGTTTGTGGATGTAGAGACTCCAACACTGTTCAAGAAGACCCCTGGG GGTGCAAAGGAATTCGTGGTGCCCTCACGGGAGCCTGGAAAATTCTACTCACTACCTCAGAGTCCTCAGCAGTTTAAGCAGCTACTGATGATAGGAGGCTTGGACAG GTACTTTCAGGTTGCCCGCTGCTATCGAGATGAAGGTTCAAAGCCAGACAGGCAGCCTGAATTCACTCAG ATCGATATTGAGATGTCCTTTGTAGACCAAGCTGGTATTCAGGCTCTAATTGAGGGCTTGCTTCAGTATTCCTGGCCTGAGGAAAAGGGGGCCCTTGAAGCACCCTTCCCTTCAATCAGCTACAACGAAGCCCTGGCTGTCTATGGGACTGATAAGCCAGACACACGCTTTGGAATGAAG ATTGTAGACGTCAGTGATGTGTTCAGGAATGTGGAAACTGAATTTTTACAGAAATTCCGCAATGAGCCACACAGCACAGTTAAAGCCATTTGTATTCCCCAAGGAGCA AGACATCTTCAGAAAAAAGACCTGGAGTCATTAAATGAACTATCTAAATCCCAGTTTAACCAG GAAATATCACACTGTATTTTGAGCTCTGATGGTAGCTTGAACTCTCGACTCAGTAGGTACCTAAACGAGGAGCAGAAATTGGAACTCATCAGAACAGTTCTGGCCAACAAAGATGATGTGGTCTTGGTGGCAGCTGGAGGACATAAGAAAGTG TGTTCTGCATTGGGAAAATTGCGCCTAGAAAGCGCTGATCTTCTGGAAGAAAGAGGCCTGCCGCTCCGTGACTCTTCTGCATTTCACTTCTTGTGGGTGGtggatttcccactcttcctcttgaaAGAAGAAAACCCCAATGAGTTGGAATCTGCTCACCACCCTTTCACTGCCCCGCTCCCTTCTGATGAACACCTCCTCTACACTGAGCCTGCAAAG GTTCGGGGTCAGCACTATGACCTAGTGTTGAATGGTAATGAGATTGGAGGCGGCTCGATTCGAATCCACAATGCAAAGCAGCAGCGTTTCATTCTCGAGACAGTGCTGAAG GAGGATTCTGAGCTGCTTTTTCACCTGCTTGAAGCTCTGGATTCTGGTGCACCTCCCCATGGTGGAATTGCATTAG GACTCGACAGGCTGATCTGCCTCATTGTTGGGGCTCCAAGCATTCGAGACGTCATCGCCTTTCCCAAATCCTTCAAAGGAAGAGACCTGATGAGCAATGCTCCGGATTATGTTGCCCCGGAAGAGCTGGAGCCATATCACGTCCAAGTTACGTGGCCTTCAGCAGAAGCCAAAGCCAGTGCTAACTGA